The nucleotide sequence TTCGGATGCATAAATCCCTCGGAGTATTGGACTATGCATTATTGGTTTATCTCCTTCTTTGTAAACATAAACCTTTAACATCTTTTCCATCAACTCATAGCTCCTGAGGATTTCAATATCAACTGAAATCAGTGTCATCAGAATATTTAAGCTTTGGTGCAgctacaagaaaaagaaaaaaaatacaactcaCTTTTTGAAGATAGAAACATTGCGATACAGAGGAGCGTAGAGTAAAGGGTCTTTGTCATCGATCGGTGCATTCTCAATCTCATGTTTTGCTTGTAAAAGCTCCATGTCAGGTTTAGTAACCCATTTTGGTTtctgaaaacaagaaaatgaaacatGTTACATAATTTCTACTACTGCTTAGTCAAGGGATGTATCAATATAAAAGGATCATGATAAACCTTTGCTAGACGATTATGAGAAACACGGTTTTGACGCAACTGCTTGCTCATCTCGGATATTGACATCACCCCGGATTCAGGCATTTTCGATTTCTCTTTTACATCAGGAACAAATCTGACAACATCTGTTTTAGTTACCTTCTTCTCTGGTACCTGACTAGTAGTAGACATTGTTGTGTTTTCCTTTACCGGAGAAGGGTTAACACCAGGTAATGCAACCGGGGCCTTTGCACTAGCCACAGGTGCTACCGGAGATGGTTTTAAATCAGGTAATGCAACCGGGGCCTTTGCACTAGCCACAGGTGCAGTTACATTTTCCTTTACCGGAGACGGTTTTAAATCAGGTAATGCAGTTGGGGCTTCAGCACTAGCCACAGGTGCTGTTACATTTTCCTTTACCTGAGACGTGTTTAAACCAGGTAATGCAGCCGGGGCACCTGCACTACCGGCAGGCGCGGTTGCGTTCTCCTTTAAAGTAGGCAACAAAGGCGGGGATGTAGCGGTAGTAGGCGAAATGGCAGGGGCAGTGGCGTTTCCGGTGCTGTCAAATATCTGATCAACCTCAACTTCTTCCTCAGTCTCGGATTGGGAAAAGCTAGGGGACATAGCTGGAGGTAAGCTTCCTATAAGTGAAGTTGAGTTtcttgaaatgggaatcttggTGGAAGAGAAGATGGAGGAGATAGCGTACGGTAGCTCGATGTATTGAAAAGTGACGACGAGAGCAAATGTGAGTCCCAATAGCCATAGAAGCCGTCTGGTTTCCACTTTCCATAGCCATGGAAACTCACGCCTCATCTTAATTCAAACCCTGCAAATTACTCTGTTACACTCAAAAGTatcaatataaaatcatatgaatcaATCTGATGTgttacaacaaacataactcAATATGATCATAGAATCTGATATGGTCAACGCTTGAATccaattttttctaatttgattaaaaaaaaaaaatcatcagaagAATTGTAAACTCAATTTACAGAGCAAATTCGTCAAACAATTTTCACAGATTAGTTTCCTTCtaactttttcaatttttgttcttttttttgttttccaatgaAAACTAATACTAATATGCAATCATATCTCCTGATTAGCATCAGAATCATCTTTATACTGACTTTtcatatcttttaaaaacatCATTGCATGCAATAAGAAAGCAACATAATGATTTAACAAAACAAGTTTATGCTCtgcttcaccaaaaaaaaaaacagagagagaatctTGAAAAGCTTTACTTACAGGTTGAGAAGTCGAATCGCAAGTCAAACGAAGATCAAAAGAGACATGGTTCGGAATCGATCGGGCTAATGGTCACCACAAGGACTCACCAACAAAACAATAAGTCAAACCCGAGGTGCTGCTATGCGATTGTCTAGTGTAAATAAAATATGCGAAACCCAACGGACGACGCTTTTGGAATCAAGaactcattattattatttttttttaggtactTACTAgtatttagaaagaaaaagaaaagaaagagagggtAATTTGGGAATTTGATAATAAGAGCCGCCACGCTTTGTTGttcgtatcttcttcttcttctcttctcaagtCACAAAAagattcttctcttttaatcttttcttttccttttttgtatttttgtctgAGTCTGTGTAATCTTGCTCGCTTTTCATGCGTTATGATAACGATCTTAGTAAATCCGATGAAAGATACAAATCATCTACAATTACAGTTTATGCCATTGacatttatcctttttttttttttttttgtgtgcaaatgACATTTATCACTAAGTTTCTTAATAtcttttatagatatatatatacaacttataGTATTTATTATCTGAGATATTATACagatatatattgatttaagtACATATTtctatttgatattttttttttttgaaaaaaggcTATCGAAGTTTTAATCAACGCTTTAACCATATGATCTAGCAGCcctatttgatattttgaaaactaaaattaacCGATTTGTTTGtcaataaattaacaaaactaaaagtgAAAACATTTTATAACCGAAAAAAAGGGAGAAATTTACCTTACATTTCATGCAATCGTTTTTTTATGGAATTATATTGGTAGgttcattttaaaagatttttagaaatataatcGGACTGTCTTTCCAAACTGAGTAAACAATTTGAACAAATTCTAGTTAAAAGTTAGAAACGGTATCTAAGCTAAACCGAACTATTGTATAACCAAATAATCCAAATTGTATGAGAGTCAATCACTCggattgaaacaaacaaaaccgaaCTGAATTGGACCAACATATTTTCAGTGCTCGGTTTTGTCCTATCTGTTTGACAGTCGTACCAATAAAGATTAgtacatatatttaattcttaTGGGGGAATACATCTTTTATGGACGGACACTAGTATCCTTAACAATTTCGTAGTATTATCAAGAATGACACACATACATAGCACTCGTTGACATTTCAAGATTTGCAAGAAAAAATGTGATGCCATTAAGGTTACTTACATGTCGCGGCAATTGTTACATTTAACAAATTTCTCGAGAttgcaaattaattattttgggaCAAAGCAAAAACAGGCTAGTCAAATGTTGAAAGCCGGAGCCAAATTGTTTTTGCTAAATTAGTTTTGTAATCATATACAGTACTACTAAATTTGATTTTCGATTTAAGATAATTTGACTAGCGAATTAAATTTGACACTGTTCATGTATAACCAACTTAattacatttttgaaaataaaataaaagaaaacttccGTTGTTTAATGAAAAACTCATAAAACTCCACATTACTAAAAGGAATATTCTACGTCCGACAACAGTCTGAATATGATTATCGACTAATTAGTTCATTTGTTGTGAAAAGTATATATTGTTTGTTAGTGATCTTTTATATACATGCATGTCGAGACAAGGCCGTGTTTGACAAGTGTCATCTCATcaatattcataataatttaCCATTGTTTAGTCCGTTTGATAATCAAGTTGATATTATTAAACCCACTTGTTAGAAGTTGGAACTACCATTTCATACACATATTTTATTCAatgaaatttgattaaaatattagtgGTGTAACTTATTGTTTTCCACAAAGACGATACTTCTCTATAGATAATCAAGAGGATTCGTGTCGAACTCTAGGTACCTAGCTACCGGTTAGTGGTCATGTAGTTACTTCACTATCAAGTTTTGGCTCACGGTTTCCCCAGCTTCAACACTCAACGACTTGTTTGATCATGtcaaggtatttttttttttggtttcacttctTGAAAGGTTGGCTAATtgaattgaaaagaagaaaaaatgacgAAAGCCCCAGCCGCTTTAGTTTTGGTGGAAGCCCAAATTAAAAGGGACAAGCCCACTGCAAACCAGCACAATCAATGAAGGAACGAAacactttttttgttgtcg is from Camelina sativa cultivar DH55 chromosome 20, Cs, whole genome shotgun sequence and encodes:
- the LOC104771060 gene encoding probable glycosyltransferase At3g07620, coding for MRREFPWLWKVETRRLLWLLGLTFALVVTFQYIELPYAISSIFSSTKIPISRNSTSLIGSLPPAMSPSFSQSETEEEVEVDQIFDSTGNATAPAISPTTATSPPLLPTLKENATAPAGSAGAPAALPGLNTSQVKENVTAPVASAEAPTALPDLKPSPVKENVTAPVASAKAPVALPDLKPSPVAPVASAKAPVALPGVNPSPVKENTTMSTTSQVPEKKVTKTDVVRFVPDVKEKSKMPESGVMSISEMSKQLRQNRVSHNRLAKKPKWVTKPDMELLQAKHEIENAPIDDKDPLLYAPLYRNVSIFKKSYELMEKMLKVYVYKEGDKPIMHSPILRGIYASEGWFMKIIESNNNKFVTKDPAKAHLFYLPFSSRMLEVTLYVQDSHSHRNLIKYLKDYIDFIAVKYPFWNRTSGADHFLAACHDWAPSETRTHMAKSIRALCNSDVKEGFVFGRDTSLPETFVRDPKKPLSNIGGKSATQRPILAFFAGKPDHGYLRPILLSYWGNNKDPDLKIFGKLPRTKGNKNYLQFMKTSKYCICAKGFEVNSPRVVEAIFYDCVPVIISDNFVPPFFEVLNWESFAVFVPEKDIPNLKKILMSIPERRYRSMQMRVKKVQKHFLWHVKPEKYDMFHMILHSIWFNRVFQITV